The sequence ACCTTCAGCGTATCGAGGGCTGTGTTGAGCTTGTCGATATCGACCTGAATGTTTGTCTCACTGTTCCAACCCACATTCGCCGTCGCGTTGAGGCTCAGGCCGGACACAGTGCCGTCGAAGGAATTGACCACCAGGGTGTGGTTGTTGCCGAAACGCACCGTCATGTTGTCCGACGCGCTCAGGAGGTTTTTGCCTTTGTAGAAGGCGTCGCTCCTGAGGTCGTTCAACTGGTCCATCGTCCTCGCGTACTGAGCGACCTTGTCCGCCAGTTCCGTGCCACTTCCGATGGAGGATTCCGAGAAAACTGAACTCAGTGCCGCGTCAAAGGCAACATCTCCATCTTCCAGAGAGGTGCCGCTTGCCGCAGTAATGGTGAGCGTGACACCGGCAACCCCGGCGTTCATATCCTTCGTTTCACCGAAGCTGTTGATAGCGGCCGCGAGGTTTGCCGCCGTGTCAGCAGCAGTGGCTCCAATGTAGAAGTTTTGGTCACCGAGCGCCTGGGAACCGGCCGAGGTCACCGCGGTAAAGGTGGAACCACCGATTGATATCGTGTTGCCGCCGGCAAGGCTGGTGATGCTGTCGATTGTCAGGGTCTGGCTGTATGATGACTCATTGAGAACGCCCTTGGCGTCTTCCGCGAGTGCCTTCGCGGATTCGATCAGCGTCTTGATACCGGTAATGGCCGCGTCTGCCGCCTTGACGGTCTGGATCGCCTCTGAAATGGCATCCTTGAAGCTCAAAAGGTCATTGGCGCGTGAAGTATGTGACTGCGCGGTGAAAAAGTTCGTCGGATTGTCCAGAGCTGAGTTAACCTTTTTGCCCGTGGCCAATCTTTCCTGTGTCCTGTCGAGCAATTTGACTGTTGACTGGAGGGACAGGAGGTTCGACCTCATGCCTGATGTTAAAGAAATGTCTCCCATGGTTTTTCTCCTTTTCTAGGATTTTTTCTCCCGGCGATCTCGCCGGGGCTCTTTGTGACCTGTGCCCATTCCCGAATTGTTTTTCACCTCCCTGGTGAGCACTATGTTCATCTTCATGAGAGAGTTATCGAAAGGCGGAGAAAAAACTTAAGAGATAATTGTCATACAGAAAGCACACATTCTGTATTACCGGGATTGTGTTTCCGTTTTGTGTTTACAATCAATGGATTACCTGTCGACCGTCGTTGTCGGATGGGACTGTACATCGAACCGGGAAGACTCAGCCCATCCCGAAGCTTGAAACCGTCTTTACTCGTGTCCCAGGGAGTGTCTCGACGGGGTTGTTGCCTGACGTATCGAAGACGGCTAAAAGATGTTATCCTTCTTGGCTTCTTCAATCATCCTTTCAGCAATCCCGGCGACAAAATCCTCCGCGCTCTTGAGAGACTGCGCCGCTTCCGTTTTCGGGATTGGCCTCTCCGGGTCATAGATGAACTGATGCCTCTTGGTCCTCATCCTATTGAACCGGTTTATGAGTGTCCTGAATCCCTCGCCCAGAACGGCAGCGCAGAATTCAACGACAGTTCTGTGTTGATCCTTACCCTTCGGTCGGTAACCATGGGAGAACATGAGGGCTCTTCCGGCCCTGAGCATGGCATGATAGGCGATCGTATGGGCCCAGGCTTCGTCGATCTCAAGATTTGCCCTCGCCACCATCAGATCTCTTCTCGCCCTTGCAAGATTAACAGAGATCTGCTTCGGGTTTGAGGAAATTCTCTCAATGGATCCCTGAGCTTCAAGTCTCTTATAGCCCACGAAGATCTCCTACAAGGGCGATCTTCTCGCCATCAAGGACATTGGAGATGAACCCGTCTTTCGTCGTCACCTTCTCTTTGAATTCCTGGGGATCATACAGTACGTAGTTAACGCTTCTCCCTAAAGCTTTCTCCAGTCTCTGCAATGCCGCATCGATCACGTTGAGATCAACGTCGCCAACTATCAGGAGATCGACATCGCTGTCGGCGTTCTCCCGGCCACCGGCGAAGGAACCATAAATGAAGGCAAACTCGATCCCCTTCACGGCTTCAAGCAAAGACTTGATCTGTCCCGCGACTCCCGCAGTCTTAAGAATGAGCCCCTTAAGTTCGTCAAAGAAGGAACAACTCCTGTTCACTCGAAACTGTTTAAGGTTCCCCGCCCGGGCGGAGACGAGGATACCCACCTTTTCGAGTCTGGCCATTTCCCGACTCACATTTGTCGGGTCTTCCTGAAGGATTGGCGCAACTTGCCGCACGAAGTACTCTTCATCAGCATGGGTGAAGAACCAAACCAATATCTTCACCCTTGTCTTTGAACCGAAAATGCTGTTCAGAACATCATTCATAATCAACTGTAGCGAATTTTACTACAACTGTAGTTGTATTTACTACAATTATTCTTCTGCAAAGAGTTCGAACAAACCGTAAGGGATAATTTGTATTCCTTCTGCGGCCTTCAACCCGCAACTCGCAACTCGAAACGGCCTTTCCTCCCTGAGACTTGAAACATGAGACCTGAAACCGTCCTTACTCGTGCCTCAGGGCCTCGATGGGGTCGAGGCGGGCCGCTTTGAGGGCGGGAAAGTAGCCGAAGATCATACCAACCGCCGCGGAGAAGAGGAAGGATACGAATATGATGGGGGCGTTGAAAACGAAGGGAACGTGCAGGACACCACCCAGCCACACCGACGCGATAAGCGCCAGAATTATCCCTATGATGCCTCCCAGGGAGGAGAGCACCACGGCCTCAACGAGGAACTGTGTGAGCACTTCGCGCTCGAGGGCGCCGATGGCGAGGCGAACACCGATCTCCCGGGTCCTCTCCGTGACGGATACGAGCATGATGTTCATGATCCCTATGCCGCCGACGAGGAGGCTCACCGCCGCCACGGCGCTGAGGAGCGCCGTGAGGAGCTCCGTGGTGCTTGTGAGCATCTTTGCGATCTCCTTCATGTCCATGACGTTGAAGTTGTCGTCATCGCTCGGGGCGAGATGCCGCCTTTCGCGCATGAGTTTTGAAATGTCCTGCCGCGCCTTGTCCGTCGATGCCCCGTCCTGCACGGAGACCTGGATGAGGCTTATCTCCTGATTTCCGGTGATGCGCCGCTGGAGGGTCCGAATGGGGATCACCACGACGTCGTCCTGGTCCTGCCCCATCGTGCTCTGGCCCTTCTCCGCCAGGATGCCGATCACCTCACAGGAAAGCTTCTGGAGACGAAGCTTCTCACCCAGCGCGTCCTGGCCGCCGAAAAGCTTCTTGCGCACCGTCTCGCCGACGACACAGACCGCGGCGCCCGAGCGCAGCTCGCTCTCGCTGAACTGCCTGCCCGTCGCGACGGACCTCTTCGTTATATAGAAGTAATTGTTGTCGCTCCCCGTCACCTGGGTCGCCCAGTTCTGATTCCCCAGTATCGCCTGGACCGATTGTGATGAAACAGGCGCCACGGCGGCGATGGAACTCACCTCCCGCATGATGGCCTCCACATCGGCCTCCTTGAAAGGCACATTGCCCGATGACTGGCCCGGCCCGAGCCTCTTCCCCGGGCTCACCATGAGCATGTTGCTGCCCATGCTCGCGATCTGCTGCTGGACCTGGAGGGTCGCGCCGCCGCCGATCGTCACCATGGTGATGACCGCCCCGACGCCGATGACGATACCCAGCACCGTCAAAAAGGAACGCATGACGTTTCGCCTGATCTCCCTCAAGGCCAGCAGGATCATGTTCCAGAGCATCAGGCTCTACCCCCGTTGTGCTCATCGACCACGATCATGCCATCTCGGAAATGGACCTGCCGTTTCGCGTAGACCGCCATATCCGGTTCATGGGTGATCATTACCACCGTGATCCCTTCGTCCCTGTTCAGAGCGGTGAGCACATCCATTATCTCTCTGCTGCGGGCCGAATCGAGGTTGCCCGTCGGCTCGTCCGCCAGGAGCACCGCGGGACCGGTGACAATGGCACGGGCAATCGCGACACGCTGCTGCTGCCCCCCCGAAAGCTCCGCCGGTGTGTGGTGTTCCCACCCCGTGAGGCCGACCGTTTCCAGCGCCTCCATGGCCAGTCTGTGGCGCTCCCGGGCACCCGTGCCGCGATACAGGAGGGGAAGCTCCACGTTCTCCAGCGCCGAGGTCCGGCTCAGGAGATTGTAGCCCTGGAATATGAACCCCTGGTAATGAC comes from Syntrophorhabdus sp. and encodes:
- a CDS encoding HEPN domain-containing protein, with amino-acid sequence MGYKRLEAQGSIERISSNPKQISVNLARARRDLMVARANLEIDEAWAHTIAYHAMLRAGRALMFSHGYRPKGKDQHRTVVEFCAAVLGEGFRTLINRFNRMRTKRHQFIYDPERPIPKTEAAQSLKSAEDFVAGIAERMIEEAKKDNIF
- a CDS encoding ABC transporter ATP-binding protein, giving the protein MTEEEDLRDSEHAGHLIEFRGVTKIYGKGNAMVEALRGIDLSIDEGEFVAVMGPSGSGKSTCMNILGCLDMPTEGTYLFRDVDVGALDRNQRALLRRHYQGFIFQGYNLLSRTSALENVELPLLYRGTGARERHRLAMEALETVGLTGWEHHTPAELSGGQQQRVAIARAIVTGPAVLLADEPTGNLDSARSREIMDVLTALNRDEGITVVMITHEPDMAVYAKRQVHFRDGMIVVDEHNGGRA
- a CDS encoding FtsX-like permease family protein; the encoded protein is MLWNMILLALREIRRNVMRSFLTVLGIVIGVGAVITMVTIGGGATLQVQQQIASMGSNMLMVSPGKRLGPGQSSGNVPFKEADVEAIMREVSSIAAVAPVSSQSVQAILGNQNWATQVTGSDNNYFYITKRSVATGRQFSESELRSGAAVCVVGETVRKKLFGGQDALGEKLRLQKLSCEVIGILAEKGQSTMGQDQDDVVVIPIRTLQRRITGNQEISLIQVSVQDGASTDKARQDISKLMRERRHLAPSDDDNFNVMDMKEIAKMLTSTTELLTALLSAVAAVSLLVGGIGIMNIMLVSVTERTREIGVRLAIGALEREVLTQFLVEAVVLSSLGGIIGIILALIASVWLGGVLHVPFVFNAPIIFVSFLFSAAVGMIFGYFPALKAARLDPIEALRHE